The Myxococcus stipitatus genome has a segment encoding these proteins:
- a CDS encoding alpha/beta fold hydrolase, protein MPPVLHKTVEVDGVDIFYREAGRPDAPVVLLPHGYPCSSFQFRNLLPALADTWRLIAPDAPGFGYSATPDTSRFSYTFDGYARSLERFVERLGLTRYALYLHDYGSQFGFRLALRAPERVAALVIQNGDIYEDAFGPKYAPLREYWEHPTPQGREKLARAVSEEGFRSEFIGEIPERLVARMSPDLWTLSWLLVQREHRAEHWVHLLADQGSTLAWLPRFQAYLREHQPPTLIVWGPHDGYMPQASARAYLRDLPDAELHLLDAGHWALETHLDEIAFLMRRFLRRVHLQPAQRPSHLEGLGA, encoded by the coding sequence ATGCCACCAGTGCTGCACAAGACGGTCGAGGTCGACGGCGTCGACATCTTCTATCGCGAGGCCGGTCGCCCGGACGCGCCCGTGGTGCTGCTGCCCCACGGGTATCCATGCTCGTCATTCCAGTTCCGGAACCTGCTGCCCGCGCTCGCGGATACGTGGCGCCTGATTGCGCCGGACGCGCCGGGCTTCGGGTACAGCGCGACGCCGGACACAAGCCGCTTCAGCTACACGTTCGACGGCTACGCGCGCTCCCTGGAGCGGTTCGTGGAGCGGTTGGGGCTGACGCGCTACGCGCTGTACCTGCATGACTACGGCTCGCAGTTCGGCTTCCGGCTGGCCCTGCGCGCGCCGGAGCGCGTGGCGGCGCTCGTCATCCAGAACGGTGACATCTACGAGGACGCGTTCGGTCCGAAGTACGCGCCGCTGCGCGAGTACTGGGAGCACCCGACGCCCCAGGGGCGCGAGAAGCTCGCGCGGGCGGTGAGCGAGGAGGGCTTCCGGAGCGAGTTCATCGGCGAGATTCCGGAGCGGCTGGTCGCGCGCATGAGCCCGGACCTGTGGACGCTCTCGTGGCTGCTGGTGCAGCGGGAGCATCGCGCGGAGCACTGGGTCCACCTGCTCGCGGACCAGGGCTCGACGCTGGCGTGGCTGCCCCGGTTCCAGGCGTATCTGCGTGAGCACCAGCCACCCACGCTCATCGTCTGGGGGCCGCACGACGGCTACATGCCCCAGGCGTCCGCGCGGGCCTACCTGCGCGACCTGCCGGACGCGGAGCTGCACCTGCTCGACGCGGGCCACTGGGCGCTGGAGACGCACCTCGACGAAATCGCGTTCCTCATGCGGCGGTTCCTGCGGCGCGTCCATCTCCAACCCGCGCAACGGCCATCACACCTGGAAGGGCTGGGTGCCTAG
- a CDS encoding pentapeptide repeat-containing protein, which produces MPKAPSIEKLLQNGSAEWNRLRKAGQVPTEHTGATFTQLFSANADLSGLGLVGSEWERCDLSKVNFRDSDLSNAYFHGGRLQDCDFRGANLEGATFEKLKLLRCDFTGAKGLEEVEMDDVDMDRVVGLDGEEAPPPPPPPAQGITAFTREQREKALGAQAAAVLQGEPLGDELPPFKPQDPPGSLFFRGLKRLGLPPVWVLDVPGLRPLVPQRMPPGSSLEALYREAVKTRLENKKPLADPAVVDKAQKALHMGAKDAAAAAMYLREVGVLPLFRFSAAQVLKGALREEVDVDDLTGSLDPRTTGALLELRLTHEVVEHLQEARRRLAATQLYTSLLEAGFNPENNWDEALESSDAALELAQLATGDDREALLEGFQVFAALPEEARLRRLAYLAESVTNLELVSRLPEGMEPSWLNGPETRECHDREMTYVQSLKAEDIPSKVAALAKAELGVPEGEVPEESEGDLFVHLRCDVCGKEKLIVQSPED; this is translated from the coding sequence ATGCCGAAAGCCCCCAGTATCGAGAAGCTCCTCCAGAACGGGTCGGCCGAGTGGAACCGACTGCGCAAGGCCGGCCAGGTGCCGACCGAACACACCGGCGCCACCTTCACCCAGCTTTTCTCCGCCAACGCGGACCTGTCGGGGCTCGGCCTCGTCGGCTCCGAGTGGGAGCGGTGCGACCTCTCCAAGGTCAATTTCCGGGACTCGGACCTGTCGAACGCCTACTTCCATGGTGGGCGCCTCCAGGACTGTGACTTCCGGGGCGCGAACCTGGAGGGGGCCACCTTCGAGAAGCTCAAGCTCCTGCGCTGTGACTTCACCGGCGCGAAGGGCTTGGAAGAAGTCGAGATGGACGACGTGGACATGGACCGCGTCGTCGGACTCGATGGTGAGGAAGCCCCGCCCCCGCCCCCGCCTCCGGCGCAGGGCATCACAGCGTTCACCCGCGAACAGCGCGAGAAGGCGCTGGGCGCCCAGGCGGCGGCGGTGCTCCAGGGCGAGCCCCTGGGGGACGAGCTGCCGCCGTTCAAGCCGCAGGACCCGCCCGGCTCGTTGTTCTTCCGGGGCCTGAAGCGCCTGGGCCTGCCGCCGGTGTGGGTGCTGGACGTGCCGGGGCTGCGGCCGCTGGTGCCGCAGCGCATGCCGCCGGGCAGCTCTTTGGAGGCGCTCTACCGCGAGGCGGTGAAGACGCGGCTGGAGAACAAGAAGCCCCTGGCGGACCCGGCGGTGGTGGACAAGGCGCAGAAGGCGCTGCACATGGGGGCCAAGGACGCGGCCGCCGCGGCGATGTACCTGCGCGAGGTGGGCGTGCTGCCGCTGTTCCGCTTCTCCGCGGCCCAGGTGCTCAAGGGCGCGCTGCGCGAGGAGGTCGACGTCGACGACCTGACGGGCTCGTTGGATCCGCGCACGACGGGCGCGCTCCTGGAGCTGCGGCTGACGCACGAGGTGGTGGAGCACCTGCAGGAGGCGCGGCGGCGGCTGGCGGCGACGCAGCTGTACACGTCGCTGCTGGAGGCGGGCTTCAACCCGGAGAACAACTGGGACGAGGCGCTGGAGTCGAGCGACGCGGCGCTGGAGCTGGCGCAGCTGGCGACGGGCGACGACCGCGAGGCGCTCCTCGAGGGCTTCCAGGTGTTCGCGGCCCTGCCGGAGGAGGCGCGGCTGCGCCGCCTGGCGTACCTGGCCGAGTCCGTGACGAACCTGGAGCTGGTGAGCCGGCTGCCGGAGGGCATGGAGCCGTCGTGGCTGAACGGGCCGGAGACGCGCGAGTGCCACGACCGGGAGATGACCTACGTCCAGTCGCTGAAGGCGGAGGACATCCCGTCGAAGGTGGCGGCGCTGGCCAAGGCGGAGCTGGGCGTGCCCGAGGGCGAGGTGCCCGAGGAGAGCGAGGGCGACCTGTTCGTCCACCTGCGCTGCGACGTGTGCGGCAAGGAGAAGCTCATCGTCCAGTCCCCGGAGGACTGA
- a CDS encoding RluA family pseudouridine synthase translates to MIEYRIETDSAGMRLDKHLRKRLPTVPTSHLFKMIRTKKVRVNGKRAQPEQLLAEGDVLTIRGDEQTLRGDDRPKVDRPPPPVDPSRLVILREDDWLMAVDKPSGMAVHTGSGITGGTLVDYVRAYLGPKAVRNDFTASPAHRLDRETSGVILVAKRRPAMVHFTDVFTRGLSKKRYLTLVKGRMPKDAGVIDLPLSEHQQTAESKARRGVNMQEALTRWKVVKQSGDVALLSCAIETGRTHQIRRHLAAIGHPVVGDKKYGDFAFNRDAQARWGLKRLFLHAERIEFPHPEGGGKVAVEAPLPPELRDVLKRAALLP, encoded by the coding sequence ATGATCGAGTACCGAATCGAGACCGACAGCGCCGGGATGCGCCTGGACAAGCACCTGCGCAAGCGGCTTCCCACCGTTCCCACCAGCCACCTGTTCAAGATGATTCGCACCAAGAAGGTGCGGGTGAACGGCAAGCGCGCGCAGCCCGAGCAGTTGCTCGCGGAGGGCGACGTGCTCACCATCCGAGGAGACGAGCAGACGCTCCGTGGGGACGACCGTCCGAAAGTGGACCGTCCCCCGCCGCCGGTGGACCCCAGCCGGCTGGTCATCCTGAGGGAGGACGACTGGTTGATGGCCGTGGACAAGCCCAGCGGCATGGCCGTCCATACCGGCTCCGGCATCACCGGGGGCACGCTGGTGGACTACGTGCGCGCCTACCTGGGCCCCAAGGCCGTGCGCAACGACTTCACCGCCTCCCCCGCCCACCGCCTGGACCGGGAGACCTCCGGCGTCATCCTGGTCGCCAAGCGCCGCCCGGCCATGGTCCACTTCACGGACGTCTTCACCCGGGGCCTCTCCAAGAAGCGCTACCTCACCCTGGTCAAGGGCCGCATGCCCAAGGACGCGGGCGTCATCGACCTGCCCCTGTCCGAGCACCAGCAGACCGCCGAATCCAAGGCCCGCCGGGGGGTGAACATGCAGGAGGCCCTCACCCGCTGGAAGGTCGTCAAGCAGTCGGGCGACGTGGCGCTCCTGTCCTGCGCCATCGAGACCGGGCGCACCCATCAGATAAGAAGGCATCTGGCCGCCATCGGCCACCCGGTGGTCGGGGACAAGAAATACGGTGACTTCGCCTTCAACCGCGACGCGCAGGCGCGCTGGGGGCTCAAGAGGCTCTTCCTGCACGCCGAGCGCATCGAGTTCCCTCACCCCGAAGGCGGTGGCAAGGTGGCCGTGGAGGCCCCGCTTCCCCCCGAACTCCGGGACGTGCTCAAGCGGGCCGCACTGCTGCCCTGA
- a CDS encoding penicillin-binding protein 1A: protein MSDSKTTDRSRSKLVLDGVPKGRWWKVLLKLGGWLALTGATAGAVALVAIYYKYSEGLPAIPKVDEYWPPIVTEVYTDDAVLAGEFYSERRKVVPYERIPKRLVQAFIASEDSSFFDHFGVDVLGTARAGFKTVGAKLGLRSGGIQGGSTLTQQTAKAVLISAEGYKSATAKTLTRKIREAILALRLEEALTKEEILYLYLNNVFLGHHSYGVQSAAENYYRKDVRDLTLGEMTLIAGLPQAPSRYSPFLRPDAARKRRAYVLRRMLTEGMISQAEHDAANDEPVKVYPVEDVFHEFAPYFVEQVRKDVVDRYGNPALLKEGLKVFTTMDSERQRAAQDAVMDGLLSVDKRQGWRGPVQQLTAPGALEAFIAGARKAMGKEELTEGRLYVAAVTAIDPDGKGADIQVGPHHGRLPLLGMRWARKVNPEGYYPAMMISSVKKAIAVGDLVVVRHVKKKDLTDDKEQWDKKLAEEIPDEGVKLFRLEQTPEAQSALVSIDPHRQYLTAMVGGYDFDDNEFNRAFQACRQPGSSFKPFVYSAALEQLNWTEATIIVDSPIVEHDPDNKVSWKPENYSEEFVGDVLLRTALVNSMNIPAVKTFGAVGVKNMAEWSTRLGLTTPMNMDFSAALGSSCVYPVDLANAYATFNRYGRKKPTYFVRKVEDRWGRTLEDHTAFDDAWAPLQDRVAAGYARLFEPGEQVMSPEVGFILTHLLRGVVLQGTGGPATRLGKPAAGKTGTTNDSFDAWFAAYTRDLVTVAWVGYDLNPHPLGRYETGGRAALPIWLNYMKRALEGRPQSEFYPWQSMDLVRLHIDKKTGKITSPGAKNSELMFFKKGTEPKDAVPDRNQVDVDQFMMGAQ, encoded by the coding sequence ATGTCCGACTCCAAGACGACTGACCGCAGCCGCTCCAAGCTGGTGCTCGACGGCGTCCCCAAGGGGCGCTGGTGGAAGGTGCTGCTGAAGCTGGGAGGGTGGCTCGCGCTGACGGGCGCCACCGCCGGCGCCGTGGCCCTGGTCGCCATCTACTACAAGTACTCCGAGGGCCTGCCCGCCATCCCCAAGGTGGACGAGTACTGGCCGCCCATCGTCACGGAGGTCTACACCGACGACGCGGTGCTGGCCGGCGAGTTCTACAGCGAGCGGCGCAAGGTGGTGCCCTACGAGCGCATCCCCAAGCGGCTCGTGCAGGCCTTCATCGCCAGCGAGGACTCCAGCTTCTTCGACCACTTCGGCGTGGACGTGCTGGGCACCGCGCGCGCGGGCTTCAAGACGGTGGGCGCCAAGCTGGGCCTGCGCTCCGGCGGCATCCAGGGTGGCTCCACCCTGACGCAGCAGACCGCCAAGGCCGTCCTCATCTCCGCGGAGGGCTACAAGTCCGCCACCGCCAAGACGCTCACGCGCAAGATTCGCGAGGCCATCCTCGCGCTGCGCCTGGAGGAGGCGCTGACGAAGGAGGAGATTCTCTACCTCTACCTCAACAACGTCTTCCTCGGGCACCACAGCTACGGCGTGCAGAGCGCGGCGGAGAACTACTACCGCAAGGACGTGCGGGACCTGACGCTGGGCGAGATGACGCTCATCGCCGGCCTGCCGCAGGCCCCCAGCCGCTACTCGCCCTTCCTGCGCCCGGACGCCGCGCGCAAGCGCCGCGCCTACGTGCTGCGCCGCATGCTGACCGAGGGCATGATCTCCCAGGCCGAGCACGACGCGGCCAACGACGAGCCGGTGAAGGTGTACCCCGTGGAGGACGTCTTCCACGAGTTCGCCCCGTACTTCGTCGAGCAGGTGCGCAAGGACGTGGTGGACCGCTACGGCAACCCCGCGCTCCTCAAGGAGGGCCTCAAGGTCTTCACCACCATGGACAGCGAGCGCCAGCGCGCCGCCCAGGACGCGGTGATGGACGGCCTGCTGTCCGTGGACAAGCGCCAGGGCTGGCGCGGGCCGGTGCAGCAGCTGACCGCCCCCGGCGCCCTCGAGGCCTTCATCGCCGGCGCCCGGAAGGCCATGGGCAAGGAGGAGCTGACGGAGGGGCGGCTGTACGTCGCCGCCGTCACCGCCATCGATCCGGACGGCAAGGGCGCGGACATCCAGGTGGGGCCGCACCATGGCCGGCTGCCGCTCCTGGGCATGCGCTGGGCGCGCAAGGTGAACCCGGAGGGCTACTACCCGGCGATGATGATCTCGTCGGTGAAGAAGGCCATCGCCGTGGGCGACCTCGTCGTGGTCCGCCACGTGAAGAAGAAGGACCTCACCGACGACAAGGAGCAGTGGGACAAGAAGCTGGCGGAGGAGATTCCGGACGAGGGCGTGAAGCTCTTCCGCCTGGAGCAGACGCCCGAGGCCCAGAGCGCGCTCGTCTCCATCGACCCCCACCGCCAGTACCTCACCGCCATGGTGGGCGGCTACGACTTCGACGACAACGAGTTCAACCGCGCCTTCCAGGCGTGCCGCCAGCCGGGCAGCTCGTTCAAGCCCTTCGTGTACTCGGCGGCGCTGGAGCAGCTCAACTGGACGGAGGCGACCATCATCGTCGACTCGCCCATCGTCGAGCACGACCCGGACAACAAGGTGTCCTGGAAGCCGGAGAACTACAGCGAGGAGTTCGTGGGCGACGTGCTCCTGCGCACCGCGCTGGTGAACTCCATGAACATCCCCGCGGTGAAGACCTTCGGCGCGGTGGGCGTGAAGAACATGGCGGAGTGGAGCACGCGGCTGGGCCTCACCACGCCCATGAACATGGACTTCTCCGCCGCGCTCGGCTCGTCCTGCGTGTACCCGGTGGACCTGGCCAACGCCTACGCCACCTTCAACCGCTACGGCCGCAAGAAGCCCACCTACTTCGTGCGCAAGGTGGAGGACCGCTGGGGTCGCACGCTGGAGGACCACACCGCCTTCGACGACGCGTGGGCCCCCCTGCAGGACCGCGTGGCCGCCGGCTACGCGCGCCTGTTCGAGCCCGGTGAGCAGGTGATGAGCCCGGAGGTGGGCTTCATCCTCACGCACCTGCTCCGCGGCGTGGTGCTCCAGGGCACCGGCGGCCCGGCCACGCGCCTGGGCAAGCCCGCCGCCGGCAAGACGGGCACCACCAACGACTCCTTCGACGCGTGGTTCGCCGCGTACACGCGCGACCTCGTGACGGTGGCGTGGGTGGGCTACGACCTGAACCCGCACCCGCTGGGCCGCTACGAGACGGGTGGCCGCGCGGCGCTGCCCATCTGGCTCAACTACATGAAGCGCGCGCTGGAGGGCCGGCCCCAGTCGGAGTTCTACCCCTGGCAGTCCATGGACCTGGTGCGGCTGCACATCGACAAGAAGACGGGGAAGATCACCAGCCCCGGCGCGAAGAACTCCGAGCTGATGTTCTTCAAGAAGGGCACCGAACCCAAGGACGCCGTCCCGGACCGCAACCAGGTCGACGTGGACCAGTTCATGATGGGCGCGCAGTAG
- the pyrF gene encoding orotidine-5'-phosphate decarboxylase translates to MTTSPSFAQRFARLADTRSPFCLGVDPSRELLQRWGLPDTAQGLSDFCDRVVEAAGERVAVVKPQSAFFERHGPEGLVVLQALMKRFKAAGTLTLLDVKRGDIGSTMDAYAEGLFGPGSAYGADAATFTAYLGLGALAKTIERARACGACAFVVVRSSNPEGASLQTSTGADGRSVAEALADGLRELNEKAGPGVLPAGAVMGATLPASDRGVVERLGGALMLTPGIGAQGAGFDDLKRLFAGREAQVVPTATRSVLEAGPDVGSLRQALERHLEPARAFRAGR, encoded by the coding sequence GTGACGACCTCCCCATCCTTTGCCCAGCGCTTCGCCCGGCTCGCCGACACCCGCTCGCCCTTCTGCCTGGGCGTGGACCCCTCGAGGGAGCTGCTCCAGCGCTGGGGACTGCCGGACACCGCACAGGGCCTCTCCGACTTCTGCGACCGCGTGGTGGAGGCCGCCGGCGAGCGCGTGGCGGTGGTGAAGCCGCAGAGCGCCTTCTTCGAGCGCCACGGCCCCGAGGGCCTCGTCGTGCTCCAGGCGTTGATGAAGCGCTTCAAGGCCGCGGGCACGCTCACCCTGCTGGACGTGAAGCGAGGCGACATCGGCTCCACCATGGACGCGTACGCGGAGGGCCTCTTCGGGCCCGGCAGCGCGTACGGAGCGGACGCCGCCACCTTCACCGCGTACCTGGGGCTGGGCGCGCTGGCGAAGACGATTGAACGGGCGCGCGCGTGCGGCGCCTGCGCCTTCGTCGTGGTGCGCTCGTCCAACCCGGAGGGCGCGTCGCTGCAGACGTCCACCGGGGCGGATGGCCGCTCCGTGGCGGAGGCGCTGGCGGACGGCCTGCGCGAGCTGAACGAGAAGGCCGGCCCGGGCGTGCTGCCCGCGGGCGCGGTGATGGGCGCCACGCTGCCCGCGTCGGACCGGGGCGTGGTGGAGCGGCTGGGCGGCGCGCTGATGCTGACGCCGGGCATCGGCGCGCAGGGCGCGGGCTTCGACGACCTGAAGCGGCTGTTCGCCGGGCGCGAGGCCCAGGTGGTCCCCACCGCCACCCGCTCCGTGCTGGAGGCGGGCCCGGACGTCGGCTCGCTGCGCCAGGCCCTGGAACGCCACCTGGAGCCCGCGCGCGCCTTCCGCGCCGGACGCTGA
- a CDS encoding SDR family NAD(P)-dependent oxidoreductase — protein MAEMSYRTALVTGASSGLGRGLALWLARRGLRVFAAGRRVAHLQALAAEAQAAGATVEPVELDVARADATLERLRELDAECGGLDLVVANAGVGGVTSGRRMDWDKVRAIIDTNVTGATATLTAVLPQMVERRRGHVVGISSLAAHRGLAGHAAYSASKAFLATFLESLRVDLAGTGVRVTTVFPGFVKSEMTAQNTFPMPFLMETEAAVERMGTGILRGETELSFPWQLALPSRLAKVLPNPLFDVAARRLL, from the coding sequence ATGGCGGAGATGAGCTATCGGACGGCGCTGGTGACGGGCGCCTCCAGCGGGCTGGGGCGGGGACTAGCGCTGTGGCTGGCGCGCCGGGGCCTGCGCGTGTTCGCCGCGGGACGTCGCGTCGCCCACCTCCAGGCGCTCGCCGCCGAGGCGCAGGCCGCGGGCGCCACCGTGGAGCCGGTGGAGCTGGACGTGGCGCGCGCGGACGCGACGCTGGAGCGGCTGCGCGAGCTCGACGCCGAGTGCGGCGGGCTGGACCTCGTGGTGGCCAACGCGGGCGTGGGCGGCGTCACGAGCGGGCGCCGCATGGACTGGGACAAGGTGCGCGCCATCATCGACACCAACGTCACCGGCGCCACCGCCACGCTGACCGCGGTGCTGCCGCAGATGGTGGAGCGGCGGCGGGGCCACGTCGTCGGCATCTCCAGCCTCGCGGCGCACCGGGGGCTGGCGGGGCACGCGGCGTATTCGGCGTCGAAGGCGTTCCTGGCGACGTTCCTGGAGAGCCTGCGCGTGGACCTCGCGGGCACCGGCGTGCGCGTCACCACCGTCTTCCCCGGCTTCGTGAAGAGCGAGATGACGGCGCAGAACACCTTCCCCATGCCCTTCCTCATGGAGACCGAGGCCGCCGTGGAGCGGATGGGCACGGGCATCCTGCGCGGCGAGACGGAGCTGTCCTTCCCCTGGCAGCTCGCCCTGCCCTCGCGGCTGGCCAAGGTGCTGCCCAACCCCCTGTTCGACGTGGCCGCGCGCCGGCTGCTCTGA
- a CDS encoding response regulator: protein MTSSNRVLVVDDDPDILLAFTDILELEGHEVMTARGASAALALLKQEPRPAVILLDLVMPGMDGWALRDQLLTSAELASIPVVVVSAQGVSAREASSRQLAGVLRKPVDLEQLLATVARHAPTGRDPLTRFA, encoded by the coding sequence ATGACTTCCTCGAACCGTGTCCTGGTGGTCGACGACGACCCCGACATCCTCCTGGCCTTCACCGACATCCTCGAGCTGGAGGGCCACGAGGTGATGACGGCCCGGGGCGCGAGCGCGGCGTTGGCGCTGCTGAAGCAGGAGCCCCGCCCGGCGGTCATCCTGCTCGACCTGGTGATGCCCGGGATGGACGGCTGGGCGCTGCGCGACCAGCTGCTCACCTCCGCGGAGCTGGCGTCCATTCCCGTCGTGGTGGTCTCCGCGCAGGGCGTGAGCGCGCGCGAGGCGTCGTCGCGCCAGCTCGCCGGCGTGCTGCGCAAGCCCGTGGACCTGGAGCAGCTGCTCGCCACGGTGGCGCGCCATGCCCCCACGGGGAGGGATCCGCTCACCCGGTTCGCCTGA
- a CDS encoding arylsulfatase: MATQKKAAKKKPNILVIFGDDIGYWNLSAYNLGVMGYRTPHIDRLAKEGALLTDYYAQQSCTAGRAAFITGQCPFRTGLTKVGMPGAKVGLQAEDPTIADLLKAQGYMTAQFGKNHLGDRDEHLPTVHGFDEFFGNLYHLNAEEEPENPDYPKDPAFRKRFGPRGVLRCRSDGHGGQKVEDTGPLTKKRMETVDEEFLAATCEYLERAAKSDQPFFIWFNTTRMHIHTHLKKESQGRTGFGLYPDGMVEHDGHVGQLLDKLDSLGLTDDTLVIYTTDNGAMTCMWPDGGMTPFRGEKDTNWEGAFRAPCLVRWPGVIPPGTQINELFSSEDWLPTLLAAAGAPDIVEELKAGHAANGKQFKVHLDGYDQRELLSGKGESARKEFFYFGDDGEMLAVRYQRMKLVFAEQNAKGIEAWGEPFTFRRAPLAFDMRADPLERSQDAVGYQSWLIDHAFYFVPAQQAVAKFLSTFREFPPRQRPASFSVDQVVEKLESAPTGMH; the protein is encoded by the coding sequence ATGGCGACGCAGAAGAAGGCCGCGAAGAAGAAGCCCAACATCCTCGTCATCTTCGGGGACGACATCGGCTACTGGAACCTCAGCGCCTACAACCTGGGCGTCATGGGCTATCGCACGCCCCACATCGACCGGCTGGCGAAGGAAGGCGCGCTGCTCACCGACTACTACGCGCAGCAGAGCTGCACCGCGGGGCGCGCCGCCTTCATCACCGGACAGTGTCCGTTCCGCACGGGCCTCACCAAGGTGGGGATGCCCGGCGCGAAGGTGGGCCTCCAGGCCGAGGACCCCACCATCGCGGACCTCCTCAAGGCCCAGGGCTACATGACGGCCCAGTTCGGCAAGAACCACCTGGGAGACCGCGACGAGCACCTCCCCACCGTCCACGGCTTCGACGAGTTCTTCGGCAACCTCTACCACCTCAACGCGGAGGAGGAGCCAGAGAACCCGGACTACCCCAAGGACCCGGCGTTCCGGAAGCGCTTCGGCCCGCGCGGCGTGCTGCGCTGCAGGTCGGACGGGCACGGCGGTCAGAAGGTGGAGGACACGGGCCCGCTGACGAAGAAGCGCATGGAGACGGTGGACGAGGAGTTCCTGGCCGCGACGTGCGAGTACCTGGAGCGCGCGGCGAAGTCCGACCAGCCCTTCTTCATCTGGTTCAACACCACGCGCATGCACATCCACACGCACCTGAAGAAGGAGTCCCAGGGGCGCACGGGGTTCGGCCTCTACCCGGACGGCATGGTGGAGCACGACGGGCACGTGGGCCAGCTGCTCGACAAGCTGGACTCGCTGGGCCTCACCGACGACACCCTCGTCATCTACACCACGGACAACGGGGCGATGACGTGCATGTGGCCGGATGGCGGCATGACGCCCTTCCGAGGGGAGAAGGACACCAACTGGGAGGGGGCCTTCCGCGCGCCATGCCTGGTGCGCTGGCCCGGCGTCATCCCGCCCGGCACGCAGATCAACGAGCTGTTCTCCTCCGAGGACTGGCTGCCCACGCTGCTGGCGGCGGCGGGCGCCCCCGACATCGTGGAGGAGCTCAAGGCCGGCCACGCCGCCAACGGCAAGCAGTTCAAGGTCCACCTGGACGGGTACGACCAGCGGGAGCTCCTGTCCGGCAAGGGCGAGAGCGCGCGCAAGGAGTTCTTCTACTTCGGTGACGACGGCGAGATGCTCGCGGTGCGCTACCAGCGCATGAAGCTGGTCTTCGCCGAGCAGAACGCGAAGGGCATCGAGGCGTGGGGCGAGCCCTTCACCTTCCGGCGCGCGCCGCTGGCCTTCGACATGCGGGCAGACCCGCTGGAGCGCTCGCAGGACGCCGTGGGCTACCAGTCGTGGCTCATCGACCATGCCTTCTACTTCGTGCCGGCCCAGCAGGCGGTGGCGAAGTTCCTCTCCACCTTCCGCGAGTTCCCGCCCCGGCAGCGGCCCGCCAGCTTCTCCGTGGACCAGGTCGTGGAGAAGCTCGAGAGCGCGCCCACCGGCATGCACTGA
- a CDS encoding threonine/serine ThrE exporter family protein, with the protein METGAGADEDATVALLLDLARALHLAYVPSFGVEQRVRRMARAWGLQVEVFTLQTLAVTEVRTGASRRVDIARLPFNPHWNLKRAASLLLLSESISAGRLRVPQARAELERILAPHPAHPEWVIFVAYGVYGAAVAARVGGGAWEMVAAFFIGLLAGIIHFGTLKSERVDLQKSFLAAFLGALVALGLSRVLPSFDASRALFGGVTLLVPAMVVTLGAAELVGESVEAGVSRLTYGVLRFLMLGVGLAAAGTVWALLGHLPAATRATKLPEPVLVLVIAVGGLALSFCMSARRRDTPWIVGAVLLAWGVQELTKSVMGDKGSPLVSAFVLGVAGQLYGRLPDRQSATLIYPGLLQLAPGFVGTRVMLSLMGAPGTDAPARASEVFLVALQLVMGLVFAFMLGLSHDARATPPATPRESPPGM; encoded by the coding sequence GTGGAAACCGGGGCTGGGGCGGACGAGGACGCCACGGTGGCCCTGCTGCTCGACCTGGCGCGCGCGCTCCATCTGGCGTACGTGCCGTCCTTCGGCGTGGAGCAGCGCGTGCGCCGGATGGCGCGCGCGTGGGGGCTGCAGGTGGAGGTCTTCACGCTCCAGACGCTGGCGGTGACGGAGGTCCGCACCGGGGCGTCCCGGCGCGTGGACATCGCGCGGCTGCCCTTCAATCCGCACTGGAACCTGAAGCGCGCCGCGTCGCTCCTGCTGCTGTCGGAGTCCATCTCCGCCGGACGGCTGCGCGTCCCCCAGGCTCGCGCCGAACTGGAGCGCATCCTCGCGCCACATCCGGCGCACCCCGAATGGGTCATCTTCGTCGCGTACGGCGTCTACGGCGCGGCCGTGGCGGCGCGCGTGGGCGGCGGAGCCTGGGAGATGGTGGCGGCCTTCTTCATCGGGCTGCTCGCGGGCATCATCCACTTCGGCACGCTGAAGTCGGAGCGCGTGGACCTCCAGAAGAGCTTCCTCGCGGCGTTCCTCGGCGCGCTGGTCGCGCTCGGCCTCTCCCGCGTCCTGCCCTCCTTCGATGCCTCGCGCGCCCTCTTCGGCGGCGTGACGCTGCTGGTGCCGGCCATGGTCGTGACGCTGGGCGCGGCGGAGCTGGTGGGCGAGTCCGTGGAGGCCGGCGTCTCCCGGCTGACCTATGGCGTGCTGCGCTTCCTCATGCTCGGCGTGGGGCTGGCGGCGGCGGGGACGGTGTGGGCGCTGCTGGGCCACCTGCCGGCCGCGACGCGGGCCACGAAGCTGCCGGAGCCGGTGCTGGTGCTCGTCATCGCCGTGGGCGGCCTGGCGTTGAGCTTCTGCATGTCCGCCCGGCGCAGGGACACGCCCTGGATTGTCGGCGCGGTGCTCCTGGCCTGGGGCGTCCAGGAGCTCACCAAGAGCGTCATGGGGGACAAGGGCAGCCCGCTCGTGTCGGCGTTCGTGCTCGGCGTGGCGGGGCAGCTCTACGGGCGCCTGCCGGACCGGCAGTCCGCCACGCTCATCTATCCCGGGCTGCTCCAGCTGGCGCCTGGCTTCGTCGGCACGCGGGTGATGCTCTCGCTCATGGGCGCGCCGGGCACGGACGCGCCGGCGCGGGCGTCCGAGGTGTTCCTGGTGGCGCTCCAGTTGGTGATGGGGCTGGTGTTCGCCTTCATGCTGGGGCTGTCCCACGACGCGCGCGCCACGCCGCCCGCGACGCCTCGCGAGAGCCCGCCGGGCATGTGA